A DNA window from Candidatus Sulfidibacterium hydrothermale contains the following coding sequences:
- a CDS encoding cold-shock protein, with product MKKGTVKFFNESKGFGFIIEEDSKNEYFVHVSGLVDKIREGDEVEFDLKEGRKGLNAIDVKVI from the coding sequence ATGAAAAAAGGAACAGTGAAATTCTTCAACGAATCAAAAGGATTCGGTTTTATTATTGAAGAAGATTCAAAAAACGAGTACTTTGTACACGTTTCAGGCTTAGTTGACAAAATTCGCGAAGGCGACGAAGTTGAATTTGACTTAAAAGAAGGCAGAAAAGGTTTAAATGCAATTGATGTGAAAGTAATTTAA
- a CDS encoding cold-shock protein — protein MKKGTVKFFNESKGFGFIIEDDSNEEYFVHVSGLIDEIREGDMVEFGLKEGRKGLNAVDVKTL, from the coding sequence ATGAAAAAAGGAACAGTAAAATTCTTCAACGAGTCAAAAGGATTCGGATTTATTATTGAAGACGACTCTAACGAAGAGTATTTTGTACACGTATCGGGCTTGATCGACGAAATTCGTGAAGGCGATATGGTAGAATTCGGCTTAAAAGAAGGCAGAAAAGGTTTAAATGCAGTGGATGTCAAAACCCTTTAA
- a CDS encoding Nramp family divalent metal transporter gives MRKEKKSLEEVHASVDTTKKTGVFRKLMAFMGPAYLISVGYMDPGNWATDIAAGSRFGYQLIWVLLMSNIMALLLQSLSVRLGVVRGRDLAQACRETYSRPVNFILYILAEIAIIATDLAEVVGMAIGLQLLFHIPLLWGVLLTFADTFLLLFLINKGMRKMEAFILALVGVIGLAFFVEMIFAQPNLTELSKGFIPSLPGDSALYIAIGIIGATVMPHNLYLHSSLVQTRSFKRTRVDIGSALRFNFLDSLFALNMAFFVNAAILILAAATFYQAGLFHVSEIQDAYKFLAPLLGTHWAAILFAVALIAAGQSSTLTGTLAGQIIMEGFINFRIQPWARRMITRLLAIIPAIITLLYFGESYTGRLLVLSQVVLSLQLGFAVIPLIHFVSDKTSMGKFAIRLPVKIAAWSIALIIVILNLQLIFQEIRQWMTMHPVLVTTLVIPLTTPLIFLLFYLLIYPAVKKAKIKKSNFIHSGIPELQLSQKPLYQRIMVALDFSGADASVMQHALAMGNENTEFLFVHIVESATALVFGDETEDLEAEDDGQRLQNFVKKINTFGFKAKTRIGYGNPKQLLPEFARDFQADLLIMGAHGHGWFKDLIFGTTIEKVRHKVKIPVLIVRK, from the coding sequence ATGAGAAAAGAAAAAAAATCACTGGAAGAAGTACACGCCTCGGTTGACACAACAAAGAAAACCGGAGTCTTCAGAAAACTCATGGCATTTATGGGCCCGGCATACCTGATCAGTGTCGGATACATGGATCCGGGAAACTGGGCTACCGATATTGCTGCCGGCAGCCGGTTTGGCTATCAGCTGATTTGGGTTTTGCTGATGTCGAACATTATGGCTTTATTATTACAAAGCCTGAGTGTGCGCCTTGGCGTGGTACGCGGTCGTGATTTGGCCCAGGCCTGTCGCGAAACCTATTCGCGGCCGGTAAATTTCATCTTGTACATCCTGGCAGAAATCGCCATTATTGCCACCGATCTGGCAGAAGTGGTCGGCATGGCCATTGGGCTGCAGCTTCTTTTTCATATTCCGTTGCTGTGGGGTGTCCTGCTTACTTTTGCCGACACCTTTCTTTTGCTTTTTCTTATTAACAAGGGCATGCGAAAGATGGAAGCTTTTATTCTGGCCCTGGTAGGCGTTATCGGTCTGGCTTTTTTTGTAGAGATGATTTTTGCCCAACCCAATCTGACTGAACTGTCCAAAGGCTTTATTCCGTCTCTTCCGGGAGACTCTGCTTTATATATTGCCATTGGCATTATCGGAGCCACGGTAATGCCCCATAACCTGTACTTACACTCATCGCTGGTACAAACCCGCAGTTTTAAACGAACACGTGTCGATATCGGCAGCGCCTTGCGATTCAACTTTCTGGATTCGCTTTTTGCTTTGAACATGGCTTTTTTTGTAAACGCCGCTATCCTGATCCTGGCGGCAGCCACTTTTTATCAGGCCGGGTTATTCCATGTAAGTGAAATTCAGGATGCATACAAGTTTCTGGCTCCTTTGCTCGGCACACACTGGGCCGCCATTTTGTTTGCCGTGGCACTGATTGCCGCCGGACAAAGCTCTACACTTACCGGTACCCTGGCCGGGCAAATTATTATGGAAGGATTTATCAATTTCCGGATCCAGCCCTGGGCCCGGCGGATGATCACCCGGCTGCTGGCCATTATTCCGGCCATTATCACCTTGTTATACTTTGGCGAAAGTTACACCGGGAGACTGCTCGTTTTGAGCCAGGTAGTTTTAAGCCTGCAACTGGGATTTGCCGTAATCCCTTTGATTCATTTTGTCAGCGACAAAACTTCCATGGGAAAATTCGCCATCCGGCTTCCGGTAAAAATTGCTGCCTGGTCCATTGCCCTGATTATCGTGATCCTTAATCTTCAACTAATTTTTCAGGAAATCCGGCAGTGGATGACCATGCATCCCGTACTGGTTACCACCCTTGTTATTCCGCTGACCACCCCTTTGATATTCCTGCTTTTTTATTTGCTTATTTATCCGGCAGTTAAAAAAGCAAAAATCAAAAAAAGCAATTTTATTCATTCGGGAATTCCGGAGCTACAGCTTTCACAGAAACCTTTATATCAACGGATTATGGTTGCGCTGGACTTTTCCGGTGCTGATGCATCCGTTATGCAACACGCACTGGCCATGGGCAATGAAAACACGGAATTTCTTTTTGTTCATATTGTGGAAAGCGCCACGGCACTGGTTTTTGGCGATGAAACCGAAGACCTGGAAGCAGAAGATGACGGACAGCGTTTGCAAAACTTTGTGAAAAAGATCAACACTTTCGGATTCAAGGCAAAAACCCGTATCGGCTACGGAAATCCCAAACAATTGCTACCCGAATTTGCCCGGGACTTCCAGGCTGATTTATTGATCATGGGCGCTCACGGCCACGGTTGGTTTAAAGACCTGATTTTTGGAACCACTATCGAAAAAGTACGGCACAAGGTGAAAATACCGGTTCTGATTGTCCGGAAATGA
- a CDS encoding IS3 family transposase produces the protein MNRLYKSIGISKQAFHKMLDKKLRIRSEQKQLLVMIYQIREDHPTMGIRDMYYKLRPQTMGRDRFEAFCKSEGLTVAKVKNWRRTTDSTGVVRFDNLLKSLTLTGINQAWQSDITYYEINSRFYYITFIEDSYSRRILGHSVSKRLTTEQTTLPALQKAIKLRVKENTMTTGIVFHSDGGGQYYDKAFLKLTQKEGFKNSMCEYPWENGKVERLNGVIKNNYLNHRQINSFEELQKEVDRTVLLYNQEKPHIELQRKSPNEFEKSYLCNGQQSFSL, from the coding sequence ATGAACCGTCTATATAAGAGCATAGGGATTAGTAAACAGGCTTTTCATAAGATGCTGGATAAAAAGCTGAGAATACGCTCAGAGCAAAAGCAATTACTGGTTATGATTTATCAAATACGAGAGGATCATCCTACAATGGGAATACGGGATATGTATTATAAGTTACGTCCCCAGACCATGGGCAGAGACCGGTTTGAAGCCTTTTGCAAATCAGAAGGATTAACAGTAGCCAAGGTAAAAAACTGGAGAAGAACCACCGATAGTACAGGCGTTGTCCGGTTTGATAATTTATTAAAAAGCCTGACTTTAACCGGAATTAATCAGGCATGGCAAAGTGATATTACCTACTATGAAATAAACAGCAGATTCTATTACATCACTTTTATTGAAGATTCCTATTCCAGACGGATTTTAGGTCATTCTGTTTCAAAAAGGCTGACTACAGAACAGACTACATTACCGGCTTTACAGAAGGCAATTAAACTTCGGGTTAAGGAAAACACAATGACAACCGGTATTGTATTTCACTCAGACGGAGGGGGTCAATATTACGACAAGGCTTTTTTAAAGCTGACCCAAAAAGAAGGCTTTAAAAACAGCATGTGCGAATACCCGTGGGAGAACGGGAAAGTAGAAAGACTAAACGGGGTAATAAAAAACAATTATCTGAACCATCGTCAGATAAACAGTTTTGAAGAACTTCAAAAAGAGGTTGACCGAACCGTGTTACTTTACAACCAGGAAAAGCCTCATATAGAGTTACAACGAAAAAGCCCCAATGAATTTGAAAAAAGTTATCTTTGTAATGGACAACAATCCTTCAGTCTCTAA
- a CDS encoding transposase, with amino-acid sequence MATRRQFKMTTAERRRRHFSDSFKIQKVREIETGKTKVSEISKQYEVTTTNVYRWLNKFGTMKDKKEKLIIETDSDTRQLLELKKKVAELERIIGQKQILIDFKDKMIELAEEIYGVDIKKKFSTRPSNISGTTENNTDTA; translated from the coding sequence ATGGCAACAAGAAGACAATTTAAAATGACGACTGCCGAGCGAAGGCGTCGTCATTTCAGCGACAGTTTCAAGATTCAAAAAGTCAGGGAAATAGAAACAGGTAAGACAAAAGTTTCCGAAATTAGCAAACAATATGAAGTAACCACTACCAACGTTTATCGGTGGTTAAATAAATTCGGAACTATGAAAGACAAGAAAGAGAAACTTATTATTGAGACAGATAGCGACACAAGGCAGCTATTGGAACTCAAAAAGAAAGTAGCAGAACTTGAACGGATAATCGGCCAAAAGCAAATCCTGATTGATTTCAAAGATAAGATGATAGAACTGGCAGAAGAGATTTATGGCGTAGATATAAAAAAAAAGTTTTCTACCCGACCCTCGAATATTTCTGGCACCACAGAGAACAATACCGATACAGCATGA
- a CDS encoding cation diffusion facilitator family transporter yields MALGEREKRIVRVSKVAVYGNAFLSLLKIVVGVLSGSLAVVADGIDSASDVLTSLITLYTAHIIARPPNPKFPFGYNKADTLASKILAFIIFFAGAQLAISTFGKLIHPEPRAIPKAMAVYIVLVSILGKQLLAFYLKKAGKAERSNMLIANAKNMQSDVLISFSVLVGLTATFIFKMPILDVLTAFAVSGWIMATALRIFIESGRELMDGVDDQEIYKKIIEACRNVENVSHPHRIRVRKMAHLYIIALDIELPGEMTLQESHRISHEVEKEIRETVQNVYDVVVHMEPQGDKGEEEVFGISENDL; encoded by the coding sequence ATGGCCCTGGGCGAAAGAGAAAAACGGATTGTTCGTGTGTCGAAAGTGGCGGTGTATGGAAATGCATTCCTTTCTCTGTTGAAGATTGTGGTGGGGGTTTTGTCCGGAAGCCTTGCCGTCGTGGCTGATGGTATTGATTCGGCATCGGATGTGCTTACTTCGCTGATCACCCTTTACACGGCACATATTATTGCCCGGCCGCCCAACCCCAAATTTCCCTTTGGTTATAACAAAGCCGATACGCTGGCATCTAAAATTTTGGCTTTTATAATCTTTTTTGCCGGGGCACAACTGGCTATTTCTACATTTGGCAAGCTGATCCATCCGGAACCGAGAGCTATCCCCAAGGCGATGGCGGTATATATTGTGCTGGTTTCTATCCTCGGAAAACAGTTGTTGGCATTTTATCTGAAAAAAGCCGGAAAAGCAGAGCGGAGTAATATGCTGATTGCCAATGCGAAAAATATGCAAAGCGATGTGCTGATCTCTTTCTCTGTATTGGTGGGACTTACCGCCACTTTTATTTTTAAAATGCCGATACTGGATGTGCTTACCGCTTTTGCCGTAAGCGGATGGATCATGGCCACGGCACTGAGAATTTTTATTGAATCGGGCCGGGAGCTAATGGACGGAGTGGATGACCAGGAGATTTACAAAAAAATTATTGAAGCCTGCCGAAACGTGGAAAATGTTTCCCACCCGCACCGGATCCGTGTGCGTAAAATGGCCCATTTGTACATTATTGCCCTGGATATCGAATTGCCGGGCGAGATGACTTTACAGGAAAGTCACCGCATCAGCCACGAAGTGGAAAAAGAAATCAGGGAAACGGTTCAGAATGTGTATGATGTGGTGGTTCACATGGAACCACAGGGCGATAAAGGGGAAGAAGAAGTCTTCGGTATCTCCGAAAATGATTTGTAA
- the trxB gene encoding thioredoxin-disulfide reductase: METTKCLIIGSGPAGYTAAIYASRADLKPIVYQGMEPGGQLTTTTEVDNFPGYPEGIDGPKLMEDLQKQAERFGADIRWGVVTDVDVTERPFKVKVDDGTEILAETVIVATGATAKYLGLESEEKFKGGGVSACATCDGFFYKGKDVAVVGGGDTAAEEATYLANLCRKVYLIHRRDQLRASKAMQKKVMETPNIEILWNHEVKEIVGEVKGFTKALNGAILVNNKTGEEKKIDIEGFFVAIGHKPNTDIFKGKLDMDETGYLITKPDSTATNVPGIFAAGDVQDKYYRQAITAAGTGAMAAIEAERFLG; this comes from the coding sequence ATGGAAACAACCAAATGCTTAATTATTGGTTCCGGTCCGGCCGGTTATACGGCTGCCATTTATGCTTCCCGTGCCGATTTAAAACCCATCGTTTATCAGGGAATGGAGCCCGGCGGACAGCTGACCACCACTACTGAAGTAGATAACTTCCCCGGATATCCCGAAGGAATTGACGGCCCGAAACTCATGGAAGATTTACAAAAACAGGCTGAACGTTTTGGTGCCGACATCCGTTGGGGTGTGGTTACTGATGTGGATGTTACAGAGCGGCCTTTTAAAGTAAAAGTGGATGACGGTACTGAAATCTTGGCAGAAACTGTCATAGTGGCTACCGGAGCAACCGCAAAATATCTTGGCCTGGAGTCGGAAGAGAAATTTAAAGGCGGTGGAGTTTCGGCTTGTGCTACCTGCGACGGCTTTTTCTACAAAGGAAAAGATGTAGCCGTTGTTGGCGGTGGGGATACCGCAGCCGAAGAAGCAACCTACCTGGCTAATTTGTGCCGGAAAGTGTACCTGATTCACCGTCGTGACCAGCTGAGAGCTTCTAAAGCCATGCAGAAAAAAGTGATGGAAACACCCAATATCGAAATCCTTTGGAATCACGAAGTGAAAGAGATTGTGGGTGAAGTAAAAGGCTTTACCAAAGCGTTGAATGGTGCTATTCTGGTAAACAATAAAACCGGTGAAGAGAAAAAAATTGACATTGAAGGATTCTTTGTCGCCATCGGCCATAAACCCAACACCGATATCTTTAAAGGGAAACTGGATATGGACGAAACCGGTTATCTGATTACCAAACCCGACTCAACGGCTACCAATGTTCCCGGTATTTTTGCTGCCGGCGATGTACAGGATAAGTACTACCGCCAGGCGATTACGGCAGCCGGAACCGGAGCCATGGCGGCTATTGAAGCCGAACGGTTTTTGGGATAA
- the folB gene encoding dihydroneopterin aldolase, with protein MSVISIEGMEFFAYHGCFKEEQVIGTKFRCDLFLEVDTTKAEQTDNLADTVNYQAVYQLLKTEMETKSKLLEHVGRRILESVKQHFPQVKQARLKIRKLNPPLGGKIDFVSIELEA; from the coding sequence ATGTCTGTGATTTCTATTGAAGGAATGGAGTTTTTTGCTTACCACGGCTGTTTTAAAGAAGAGCAGGTGATCGGCACCAAATTTCGTTGCGATCTTTTTCTGGAAGTGGATACCACCAAAGCCGAACAAACGGATAATCTGGCAGATACGGTAAATTACCAAGCCGTTTACCAGCTGCTGAAAACCGAGATGGAGACCAAATCGAAACTGTTGGAACATGTGGGAAGACGTATTTTGGAAAGTGTAAAACAACACTTCCCCCAGGTTAAACAGGCCCGTTTGAAAATCCGGAAACTGAATCCGCCTCTTGGCGGAAAAATCGACTTTGTGTCCATCGAACTGGAAGCCTGA
- the gltX gene encoding glutamate--tRNA ligase, with the protein MNNREIRVRFAPSPTGPLHIGGVRTALYNYLFARKNNGKFILRIEDTDQTRFVPGAEEYIVEAFRWCGISFDEGVTKGGPYGPYKQSERKALYREFAEKLVASGHAYYAFDTAEELSALRKQFESQKKTFTYNAEERKQLKNSLTLSVEDTRQKLLSGDPYVIRFKMPEAETVKMTDLIRGTIEVKTSVLDDKILFKSDGMPTYHLANVVDDHLMKISHVIRGEEWLPSLPLHVLLYEAFGWEAPQFAHLPLLLKPDGKGKLSKRDGDRLGFPVFPLQWTDPKTGEVTQGYREAGYFPEAFINMLALLGWNPGDERELFTLDEMAEAFSLERVGKSGSRFDPEKAKWFNHQYLQKKSNRELAGLFMPVLQQNGIMADETYVEKVVALVKERVNFVHELWNQSDFFFRAPESYDPKAVKKRWKSASYDQMSELKTLLAAIDDFSAENTEAVVKNWIAEKEYGMGAVLNAFRLLIVGALKGPHLFDIIALIGQEETLRRLEIGLHELGKKEA; encoded by the coding sequence ATGAACAATCGTGAAATCCGGGTTCGTTTTGCTCCCAGTCCTACCGGCCCGCTTCATATCGGTGGTGTACGAACTGCTTTGTACAATTATCTTTTCGCCCGAAAAAATAACGGAAAATTTATTTTGCGTATCGAAGATACCGACCAAACACGCTTTGTGCCGGGTGCCGAAGAATATATTGTGGAAGCTTTCCGCTGGTGTGGAATTTCTTTTGATGAAGGAGTGACCAAAGGAGGTCCTTACGGCCCGTATAAACAATCGGAACGAAAAGCTTTATATCGTGAGTTTGCCGAAAAATTGGTGGCTTCCGGTCATGCTTATTATGCATTTGATACTGCGGAAGAACTCTCTGCTTTGCGGAAACAGTTTGAATCGCAAAAAAAGACATTTACTTATAATGCCGAGGAGAGAAAACAGCTGAAAAATTCGCTGACATTGTCTGTGGAAGATACCCGGCAGAAACTGCTCTCCGGAGATCCTTATGTCATCCGTTTTAAGATGCCGGAAGCGGAAACCGTAAAAATGACCGATTTGATTCGCGGTACCATAGAAGTGAAAACCAGTGTGCTGGATGACAAGATCTTGTTTAAGTCAGACGGGATGCCGACCTACCATTTGGCCAATGTGGTGGATGATCATCTGATGAAGATTAGTCATGTCATCCGTGGCGAAGAGTGGCTGCCGTCGTTGCCGTTACATGTGTTGCTTTACGAAGCTTTCGGCTGGGAAGCACCACAGTTTGCGCACCTTCCGTTGTTGCTGAAACCCGATGGAAAAGGAAAACTGAGCAAACGTGATGGTGACCGGCTGGGTTTTCCGGTGTTTCCTTTGCAATGGACCGATCCGAAAACCGGCGAAGTGACGCAAGGTTATCGTGAAGCCGGTTATTTTCCGGAAGCATTTATCAATATGCTGGCCCTTTTGGGCTGGAATCCGGGAGATGAACGCGAACTTTTTACGCTTGATGAAATGGCCGAAGCTTTTTCACTTGAAAGGGTAGGGAAATCGGGTTCCCGTTTTGATCCTGAAAAGGCCAAATGGTTTAATCATCAGTATCTTCAGAAAAAAAGTAACCGTGAGCTGGCCGGATTGTTTATGCCTGTGTTGCAACAGAATGGAATTATGGCCGATGAAACGTATGTGGAAAAAGTGGTGGCTTTGGTGAAAGAACGGGTGAATTTTGTTCATGAGCTGTGGAACCAGTCCGATTTCTTTTTCAGAGCGCCGGAATCGTATGATCCGAAAGCGGTAAAAAAACGATGGAAATCAGCTTCGTATGACCAGATGTCGGAATTAAAAACACTGTTGGCCGCCATTGATGATTTTTCTGCTGAGAATACAGAAGCTGTAGTAAAAAACTGGATTGCAGAAAAAGAATACGGAATGGGTGCTGTGTTGAATGCTTTCCGCTTGTTGATTGTGGGGGCACTAAAAGGGCCACACTTGTTTGATATTATTGCCCTTATCGGTCAGGAAGAAACTTTGCGCAGACTGGAAATCGGTTTGCATGAACTGGGGAAAAAAGAAGCTTAA
- a CDS encoding 2-phosphosulfolactate phosphatase yields the protein MKIDIIPYASAIRPGLVKNRNTVVIDVLRASSVMVTALANGAQAFIPAKTANEARQKAAEFPADKVLLCGERKTKIIRGFHLGNSPLDYTPEKVAGKTLVLTTSNGTRALNRLQNAKKVLIGSFLNMDALVHHLIDEEEVVLVCSGTNYNFSMDDGMCAALFIDEMRRKRPVTLSDMAITLHKAYEKDDGNLDLLLKDCYHRNLLIRNGFGDDVTYCFQKNRLDLVPVMKAGKIVKA from the coding sequence GTGAAAATTGATATTATTCCTTATGCCTCTGCCATTCGGCCCGGTCTGGTAAAAAACCGGAACACGGTAGTCATTGATGTACTGCGTGCTTCTTCGGTAATGGTTACCGCACTAGCCAACGGTGCCCAGGCATTTATTCCGGCAAAAACAGCAAACGAAGCCAGACAAAAAGCAGCAGAATTTCCTGCGGACAAGGTTCTGCTGTGCGGTGAACGAAAAACAAAAATTATTCGTGGCTTTCATCTGGGCAATTCGCCCCTGGATTATACGCCGGAAAAAGTAGCCGGGAAAACGCTTGTCTTAACCACTTCCAACGGCACCAGAGCATTAAACCGTTTGCAAAATGCCAAAAAGGTTTTGATTGGTTCCTTTTTAAATATGGATGCTCTTGTTCATCATTTGATTGATGAAGAAGAAGTTGTCCTGGTCTGTTCGGGTACCAATTATAATTTTTCGATGGACGACGGAATGTGCGCGGCTCTGTTCATTGATGAAATGCGCCGGAAACGGCCGGTAACCTTATCGGATATGGCCATCACCCTGCACAAAGCCTATGAAAAAGATGATGGAAACCTGGATCTTTTGCTCAAAGATTGTTATCACCGGAATTTATTGATCCGGAACGGGTTTGGTGATGATGTAACCTATTGCTTTCAGAAAAACCGGTTGGACCTGGTTCCGGTAATGAAAGCAGGAAAAATCGTCAAGGCCTAA
- a CDS encoding tRNA dihydrouridine synthase, translated as MKQQREPLVYLAPFQGITTYVFREVYTQYFGGVDKLFTAFFTGIQTEKSLRSHKQELAVTHHHGVPVIPQILSKDAREMLLFARICHDLGFEEINWNLGCPFPRVARKKRGSGLLPYPEDVQKILEELMPQIPVRLSVKCRLGYHSPEEIFALLPVFHSFPLSELIIHARLGVQMYKGQTDWGSFEKVLENSTLPVVYNGDVFSPGDFDAAESRFPSVNGWMLGRGLLADPFLPAAIKGERPPVSPETKIRRYVDELYYAYRKNFNDDLRALNRLKELWSYLSLSFDDPVRVFGKIKKTRSFDAYEDAVRFVFETYQWKGYGGKKLEN; from the coding sequence ATGAAACAACAAAGAGAACCGCTTGTTTATCTTGCTCCTTTTCAGGGAATCACCACGTATGTGTTCCGGGAGGTTTACACGCAGTATTTTGGCGGGGTCGATAAGCTGTTCACGGCTTTTTTTACCGGGATCCAGACAGAAAAAAGCCTGCGTTCGCACAAACAAGAGTTGGCGGTTACCCACCATCATGGCGTACCGGTAATTCCTCAGATCTTAAGCAAAGATGCCCGTGAAATGTTGCTTTTTGCCCGGATTTGTCATGATTTGGGTTTTGAAGAGATCAACTGGAATCTGGGATGTCCGTTTCCGCGGGTAGCCCGGAAAAAACGGGGATCCGGTTTGCTGCCTTATCCCGAAGATGTTCAGAAAATTTTGGAAGAGCTGATGCCACAAATTCCGGTTCGGCTGTCGGTGAAATGCCGGTTAGGCTATCATTCTCCGGAAGAGATTTTTGCTCTTTTGCCCGTTTTTCACTCTTTTCCTTTGTCCGAACTCATTATTCATGCCCGCCTGGGTGTTCAGATGTATAAGGGACAAACGGATTGGGGCTCTTTCGAAAAAGTGTTGGAAAACAGCACTTTGCCGGTTGTGTATAATGGCGATGTTTTTTCGCCCGGTGATTTTGATGCAGCGGAAAGCCGTTTTCCTTCGGTTAACGGATGGATGTTAGGACGCGGTTTGCTGGCCGATCCTTTTTTGCCGGCAGCAATAAAAGGAGAACGGCCTCCGGTCTCGCCGGAAACCAAAATTCGCCGTTACGTTGACGAACTTTATTATGCTTACCGGAAAAATTTTAATGACGATTTACGTGCTTTGAACCGGTTAAAAGAGTTGTGGAGTTATCTGTCGCTTTCGTTTGATGATCCGGTCAGGGTTTTTGGGAAAATTAAAAAAACCCGTTCGTTTGACGCCTATGAAGATGCCGTTCGTTTTGTTTTTGAAACGTATCAATGGAAAGGATACGGTGGAAAAAAACTGGAAAATTAG
- a CDS encoding MBL fold metallo-hydrolase, giving the protein MLKVKKFVFNPFQLNAYVVYNESGEAFIFDPAVSSAAEMQQLDEFIRQNHLNPVLLVNTHSHIDHIIGNQQVAEKYKIPLAAHPGGQPFLDRAFDSAARFGLPLNAVKSIDRPLAGGETLSLGEDVLQVLDTPGHADGSLCFYAEKEGFVITGDVLFYQSIGRTDLPTGDYDVLQKSIWEKLFVLPDETVVYPGHGPDTKIGREKRENPFVAIGIG; this is encoded by the coding sequence ATGCTTAAAGTTAAGAAATTTGTTTTCAATCCGTTTCAGCTCAATGCTTACGTGGTGTACAACGAAAGTGGTGAGGCGTTTATTTTTGATCCGGCGGTTTCCAGTGCTGCCGAGATGCAGCAGCTCGATGAGTTTATCCGGCAAAATCATCTGAACCCGGTTCTTTTAGTGAATACCCATAGCCATATTGACCATATTATCGGAAATCAGCAAGTAGCTGAAAAATATAAAATTCCCCTGGCGGCTCATCCCGGCGGTCAGCCTTTTCTTGACCGGGCTTTCGACAGTGCGGCCCGTTTCGGATTGCCGTTAAATGCTGTAAAATCCATTGATCGTCCGCTGGCAGGAGGAGAAACATTGTCGCTCGGAGAAGATGTTTTGCAGGTTCTGGATACTCCGGGTCACGCTGACGGAAGTCTCTGTTTTTATGCCGAAAAAGAAGGTTTTGTCATTACCGGAGATGTGTTGTTTTACCAAAGTATCGGCCGTACGGATTTGCCTACGGGCGATTATGACGTGCTGCAAAAAAGTATTTGGGAAAAGTTGTTTGTTTTACCCGACGAAACCGTTGTTTATCCCGGACATGGTCCGGATACAAAAATAGGACGCGAAAAACGGGAAAATCCTTTTGTGGCCATTGGCATCGGATAA
- the tsaB gene encoding tRNA (adenosine(37)-N6)-threonylcarbamoyltransferase complex dimerization subunit type 1 TsaB: protein MASILNIETATRVCSVALAKDGNVTAIQESTVKNSHARHITVFAEQLMYEAGITFQDLDAIAVSKGPGSYTGLRIGVSTAKGFCYSLDKPLIAIGTLPAMAFGMIQKMKKENTFRDDFLFCPMIDARRMEVYTAIYNSRLEEIREIKAEVIDEHSFSEFFSQGKTLVFMGDGAPKCRPVLSPVSGNAVFDDDFQPSAAFMAPLAEERWQKKQFEDTAYFEPFYLKDFIAGIPHVKGLRD from the coding sequence TTGGCCAGCATTTTAAATATTGAAACAGCGACACGGGTATGTTCGGTGGCGCTTGCCAAAGACGGAAATGTAACAGCGATACAGGAATCGACAGTAAAAAATTCTCATGCCCGGCATATTACGGTTTTTGCCGAACAGCTGATGTATGAAGCGGGCATCACGTTTCAGGACTTGGACGCCATAGCGGTCAGTAAAGGTCCCGGGTCGTATACCGGCTTGCGTATCGGCGTTTCTACCGCCAAAGGGTTTTGCTATTCGCTGGATAAACCGCTTATTGCCATAGGAACTTTGCCGGCTATGGCTTTCGGAATGATTCAAAAAATGAAAAAAGAAAATACTTTTCGTGATGATTTTCTTTTTTGTCCGATGATTGATGCCCGGCGTATGGAAGTTTATACTGCGATATATAACAGCCGGCTGGAAGAAATAAGAGAAATCAAAGCCGAAGTGATTGATGAGCATTCGTTCTCCGAATTTTTTAGCCAGGGAAAAACACTGGTTTTTATGGGCGACGGGGCGCCGAAATGTCGGCCGGTTTTGTCGCCTGTGTCGGGAAATGCTGTTTTTGATGATGATTTTCAGCCATCTGCTGCTTTTATGGCCCCGCTTGCCGAAGAAAGATGGCAAAAGAAACAGTTTGAAGATACTGCCTATTTCGAACCTTTTTATCTGAAAGATTTTATTGCCGGAATTCCGCATGTAAAAGGTTTACGCGATTGA